From Thermosinus carboxydivorans Nor1, a single genomic window includes:
- a CDS encoding metal ABC transporter ATP-binding protein, with protein MCMVQLDGVCFAYDDHPVLNNISLVVASGDFLVVVGPNGAGKSTLLKIMAGIARPQGGEVRIDGQSVREAQRQGLIGYVPQTYGKNSAGFPATVEEVVALGLVTGGVTRPSKQLATHIVEHMLELVDMADLRSRRIGELSGGQLQRVMVARALAGNPRLLLLDEPTSGIDADASAKIYELLGTLNRNLGITVVMVSHDIEKATCWASRVACINRGLCFLGSGREFRDSHMPVRHFWYETGR; from the coding sequence ATGTGCATGGTGCAGCTTGATGGCGTATGCTTTGCCTACGATGATCATCCCGTGCTTAACAATATATCTTTAGTGGTAGCCAGCGGTGATTTTCTCGTCGTTGTCGGTCCCAACGGGGCTGGTAAAAGTACGTTGCTAAAAATAATGGCGGGAATCGCTAGGCCACAGGGCGGCGAAGTTCGCATCGACGGACAGTCGGTAAGGGAAGCGCAAAGGCAGGGACTAATTGGTTATGTACCGCAGACCTACGGAAAGAACTCGGCCGGTTTTCCGGCAACAGTGGAGGAAGTAGTGGCATTGGGTTTGGTCACAGGCGGCGTTACCAGGCCCAGCAAGCAGTTAGCCACCCATATTGTAGAACATATGTTGGAACTTGTTGATATGGCTGACCTGCGCTCAAGGCGTATCGGTGAACTCAGCGGCGGGCAGCTGCAGCGAGTGATGGTGGCGCGAGCTTTGGCCGGCAACCCCAGGCTCCTTTTGTTAGACGAGCCGACTAGCGGCATTGATGCTGATGCCAGCGCCAAAATATACGAACTGTTGGGAACGTTGAATCGCAACTTGGGGATTACGGTTGTCATGGTTTCCCACGACATTGAAAAAGCCACCTGCTGGGCTTCGCGGGTGGCCTGCATCAATCGGGGATTATGTTTTTTGGGCAGTGGCCGTGAGTTTCGCGATAGCCACATGCCAGTACGCCACTTTTGGTATGAAACCGGGAGGTGA
- a CDS encoding sulfurtransferase TusA family protein: MAIHYLDMLGEICPHPLHMAQAKMEKLKSGDVLVVESDFSRSVRNLLAWADKQGYKFDVEEVDKGIWQVKITKC, encoded by the coding sequence ATGGCGATACATTATCTCGATATGTTAGGGGAAATTTGCCCCCATCCGCTGCATATGGCCCAAGCCAAGATGGAGAAGTTGAAAAGCGGCGATGTACTGGTCGTCGAATCGGATTTCAGTCGCTCAGTTCGTAACTTATTGGCCTGGGCGGATAAACAAGGCTACAAATTTGATGTAGAGGAAGTTGACAAAGGGATTTGGCAGGTTAAAATCACCAAATGCTAG
- a CDS encoding DUF6904 family protein, whose translation MIYVTNTPNNAGVAIYGDYLDFKALYDALHTVVGDEEEEPALSGAGLRVLAVCYDLRHALMGHRDIEFVDNGMDADKMRQMAVIASSKNVYLKINVLWPEMLFVMVALNDFVKLYARKQAKTTYDIMLNRRNIWDDSIAQVRMLQAAVAKCLKSVVPAGVYSRMMGSLNKEYIVCYNYATQYVDLLNCRFLKMSKEKRLKNLSKMAKLLTEPGSEYLDLRNEILQAAQEYNCPIEDIRISGVEYPDHIDW comes from the coding sequence GTGATATATGTGACCAATACCCCCAATAATGCAGGAGTGGCGATTTACGGCGATTACTTGGATTTTAAAGCGCTGTACGATGCATTGCATACCGTTGTTGGCGACGAAGAGGAGGAGCCAGCATTGTCTGGTGCCGGCCTTAGGGTGCTAGCGGTTTGTTATGACTTGCGACACGCGCTGATGGGGCATCGCGACATCGAATTTGTCGACAATGGTATGGATGCCGACAAAATGCGGCAAATGGCGGTCATTGCCAGCAGTAAAAACGTTTATCTGAAGATTAATGTGCTGTGGCCGGAAATGTTATTCGTTATGGTCGCGCTAAACGATTTTGTCAAACTTTATGCCCGCAAGCAGGCCAAGACAACTTATGACATAATGCTAAACAGACGTAACATTTGGGACGACTCGATCGCCCAGGTGCGTATGTTGCAAGCGGCGGTTGCCAAATGCCTTAAAAGCGTGGTTCCTGCCGGTGTATACAGCCGGATGATGGGCAGCCTGAATAAAGAATACATCGTGTGTTACAACTATGCTACGCAGTATGTGGATCTGCTCAATTGCCGGTTTTTGAAGATGAGTAAAGAAAAACGCCTGAAAAACCTATCGAAAATGGCAAAACTTCTGACGGAGCCGGGCAGTGAATATCTCGATTTGCGGAATGAGATTTTACAGGCGGCGCAAGAATATAACTGTCCAATCGAGGACATAAGGATTAGTGGCGTGGAATATCCCGACCATATTGATTGGTGA
- a CDS encoding metal ABC transporter permease, giving the protein MEFLQYDFMQRALAAGLITAIVCPLIGMFVVIRRQSLIGDGLGHIAFAGVTGGYLIGCNPVVAAALLTVAGAVGIEFVRRWHSQFADMVLAIFFYAGIALAIIFSTMTRMSGAGLLSFLFGSIMTVTTIDLMLIAFCGAVVVAVIYRYFDKLMLLALDEEVAIVSGVNTGAINMLFSVLTALVVVIGMTVVGILLVSALMVVPVAAAHLLRRGFKATLAWAIVFSILSVIGGLVFAFYLDIAPGGTIVITTIGLYLLILFWRRDFLVFGSLAASRYQSGD; this is encoded by the coding sequence ATGGAATTTCTCCAATACGACTTTATGCAGCGAGCACTTGCCGCGGGTCTCATTACCGCCATTGTCTGCCCGCTGATTGGTATGTTTGTTGTTATCCGCCGGCAGTCGCTTATTGGCGATGGGCTGGGTCACATCGCCTTTGCTGGCGTGACGGGCGGATATCTCATAGGGTGTAACCCTGTTGTCGCCGCCGCACTGCTTACTGTTGCTGGCGCCGTGGGCATTGAGTTTGTCAGACGGTGGCACAGTCAGTTCGCTGATATGGTTTTGGCCATCTTTTTCTATGCCGGCATTGCTTTGGCCATCATTTTCAGTACCATGACGCGTATGAGCGGCGCCGGGCTGCTTAGTTTTCTTTTTGGCAGTATCATGACTGTTACGACCATAGATCTTATGCTTATAGCCTTTTGCGGCGCCGTCGTCGTGGCGGTAATTTACCGGTATTTTGACAAGTTGATGCTGTTGGCGCTGGACGAAGAGGTAGCGATTGTGTCCGGCGTCAATACCGGCGCGATTAATATGCTGTTCAGCGTGTTGACCGCGCTGGTCGTCGTCATCGGCATGACGGTCGTGGGGATTTTACTGGTAAGTGCTCTCATGGTTGTTCCCGTTGCTGCGGCGCACCTTCTTCGCCGCGGTTTCAAAGCGACCTTGGCCTGGGCGATCGTTTTTTCCATTCTGTCCGTCATCGGCGGCCTTGTTTTTGCTTTCTATCTTGATATTGCGCCGGGCGGCACGATTGTTATAACGACTATCGGGCTTTATCTGCTAATTTTGTTTTGGCGAAGAGATTTTTTAGTTTTTGGTAGTTTAGCCGCGTCCAGGTACCAGAGCGGCGATTAA
- a CDS encoding C40 family peptidase → MGKVFRTMVLFLLLFMTATFAHASGVYEEGDQGPEIAAIQARLRELGYRLEVDGDFGQATKSAVIAFQKDRGLEADGVVGAQTYRALMGRDMPVSRDSSAARRVIQTAMRYIGVPYVFGGTTPDGFDCSGFTRFVYARAGVYLPRTADAQFEVGQPVSYSRLQPGDMVFFSTYAPGPSHSGIYLGDGNFISATSSRGVVIDRMDSSYWGPRYVGARRVL, encoded by the coding sequence TTGGGTAAAGTGTTTCGGACGATGGTTCTTTTTTTGCTGCTGTTTATGACAGCAACCTTCGCCCACGCCTCAGGAGTCTATGAAGAAGGGGATCAAGGCCCGGAAATAGCCGCTATTCAGGCCCGGCTTAGAGAGCTTGGCTATCGGCTGGAGGTTGACGGCGACTTCGGCCAGGCGACCAAAAGCGCCGTAATCGCCTTCCAAAAAGACCGGGGCTTGGAAGCGGATGGCGTTGTCGGGGCCCAGACCTACCGCGCTCTCATGGGACGGGACATGCCGGTTAGCCGTGATAGTAGCGCTGCCCGGCGGGTCATTCAGACGGCCATGCGTTATATCGGCGTTCCCTATGTTTTTGGCGGTACGACTCCTGATGGGTTCGACTGTTCCGGCTTTACCCGGTTTGTGTATGCCCGGGCGGGCGTATACTTGCCGAGAACGGCTGACGCGCAGTTTGAAGTGGGTCAACCTGTATCTTATTCAAGATTACAGCCTGGCGACATGGTTTTCTTTTCCACTTATGCTCCTGGTCCTTCGCACAGCGGTATTTACTTGGGAGATGGCAATTTTATCAGCGCTACGTCCAGCCGTGGTGTGGTCATCGATCGCATGGATAGCAGTTACTGGGGGCCGCGTTATGTAGGAGCGCGTCGGGTGTTATAA
- the spoIVB gene encoding SpoIVB peptidase, with amino-acid sequence MRGINWRFVTGIIIAISIVAFCLTPQFRHIYSLPPHMRIIEGETALFTVNFPLTVTVNSDFDPSIRLHSDTPLYALSRPVSLQPVKLGKAVVEFRLLGLIPVRTVQVDVTPPLKLVPGGHSIGVVLHSQGVIVVGNSPVLSQDGQYYTPAKDAGIAVGDVILSINGTPVNNDAQVAEIINEAGKEKSPVDILIKRGDSRAQVTVTPVLCSDTKRYRIGLFVRDSAAGVGTLTFYEPVSRTYGALGHIITDSDTNQPIDCEQGKIVLATVSGIQHGKRGQPGEKIGVFIEEGQMLGDIRKNTPFGIYGKLETLIENNLFHEAIAVASMSQVQTGPAEMLTVIDGQTIERFSIEIQKVNLQEVPEGKGLVIKVTDSRLLEKTGGIVQGMSGSPIIQNGKIVGAVTHVFIHDPTRGYGCFVDWMLMESGLLPKKERQTVRKLFSFSGLFGAPGWALLSLG; translated from the coding sequence ATGAGAGGCATCAACTGGCGCTTTGTGACCGGAATTATAATTGCAATCAGCATTGTTGCCTTTTGCTTAACGCCGCAGTTCCGCCATATTTATAGTCTTCCTCCCCATATGCGTATAATAGAAGGGGAAACGGCGTTGTTTACCGTCAATTTTCCGCTGACGGTAACAGTCAATTCCGATTTTGACCCAAGCATTCGCCTTCATTCCGATACACCGCTATATGCCCTTTCCCGGCCGGTATCGCTGCAGCCGGTAAAACTGGGTAAAGCAGTTGTCGAGTTTAGGTTGCTCGGCCTTATTCCCGTGCGGACAGTGCAAGTAGACGTGACGCCGCCGCTTAAACTAGTGCCGGGAGGTCATTCCATCGGGGTCGTCCTTCACTCTCAGGGAGTGATAGTAGTTGGCAATTCGCCGGTTCTCAGCCAAGACGGCCAATATTACACTCCCGCCAAAGACGCCGGTATCGCTGTTGGGGACGTCATTTTAAGCATTAACGGTACCCCGGTTAATAACGATGCGCAGGTAGCGGAAATCATCAATGAGGCCGGCAAAGAGAAAAGTCCGGTAGATATTTTAATAAAACGGGGCGATTCCCGCGCGCAAGTCACGGTGACACCAGTTTTATGCAGCGACACCAAAAGATATCGTATCGGCCTTTTTGTCCGCGATAGCGCAGCAGGTGTGGGTACATTAACTTTTTACGAACCTGTATCCCGAACATATGGCGCCTTGGGTCATATTATCACCGATTCAGATACGAACCAACCCATTGATTGTGAACAAGGCAAAATTGTTCTGGCAACAGTGTCGGGTATCCAGCATGGTAAACGGGGCCAGCCCGGGGAAAAAATCGGCGTTTTTATTGAAGAAGGGCAAATGCTGGGTGACATCCGTAAAAACACGCCCTTTGGCATTTACGGCAAACTGGAAACGTTGATTGAAAACAACTTATTTCATGAAGCTATCGCCGTGGCGTCGATGAGCCAAGTGCAGACAGGCCCGGCCGAAATGCTCACCGTGATTGACGGGCAGACCATTGAGCGGTTCAGCATTGAAATCCAAAAAGTAAATCTTCAGGAGGTACCGGAAGGCAAAGGGTTGGTAATTAAAGTGACCGACAGTCGATTGCTTGAAAAGACGGGTGGCATTGTCCAAGGCATGAGCGGCAGCCCTATTATACAAAATGGCAAAATCGTCGGTGCGGTAACGCATGTCTTTATCCACGACCCAACGCGGGGCTATGGCTGCTTTGTCGACTGGATGCTGATGGAAAGTGGTCTGTTGCCGAAAAAAGAGAGGCAAACAGTCAGAAAACTATTCAGTTTTTCAGGCTTATTTGGTGCGCCTGGCTGGGCGTTATTATCCTTGGGGTAA
- a CDS encoding Fur family transcriptional regulator, with amino-acid sequence MLNDLVQQLKEKGYRITPQRRAILERILQTAKNLTAAEIWREVRHQYPDVGLDTIYRNLNILVEMGLLIPIVGLGKNGTRYEVASSSRHHHHITCIKCGEAACLEFCPIDPEFLIMLRQHGYELVRHNIELFGLCAQCRQG; translated from the coding sequence ATGTTAAATGACCTGGTGCAGCAGCTTAAGGAAAAGGGGTATCGCATTACACCGCAGCGGCGGGCAATTTTAGAGCGGATACTCCAAACGGCGAAGAACTTGACAGCGGCGGAAATATGGCGTGAAGTCCGTCATCAGTATCCAGACGTTGGTCTCGATACAATTTACCGTAACCTGAATATTTTGGTTGAAATGGGGCTGTTAATTCCTATTGTCGGGCTGGGTAAGAACGGAACTCGGTATGAGGTAGCTTCCTCATCCCGGCATCATCACCATATTACTTGCATAAAGTGCGGTGAAGCGGCTTGCTTGGAATTTTGTCCTATTGATCCTGAATTTTTAATTATGCTTCGCCAGCATGGGTATGAACTTGTCCGGCACAATATTGAGTTGTTCGGTCTTTGCGCGCAGTGCCGGCAGGGTTAG
- the sigK gene encoding RNA polymerase sporulation sigma factor SigK, which yields MVSFFAVLAASVLKGIALLVSYITNNTFPLPLSEKEEQIYLERLKAGDEKAKNVLIERNLRLVAHIVKKFDNTGEDVDDLISIGTIGLIKAINTFDQAKKIRLATYAARCIENEILMHLRSTRRIRSEVSLYDPIGVDKEGNEITLIDVLGTAPDVVAEAVENQCETERLSKEIHRLSKREKWVLEMRFGMPDGSRKTQRDIAKLLGISRSYVSRIEKRAISKLSKNLYVEENK from the coding sequence TTGGTATCTTTTTTTGCTGTTTTGGCAGCTTCGGTTTTAAAGGGAATCGCGCTCCTTGTCTCCTATATTACTAACAATACATTTCCGTTGCCGCTCTCAGAAAAAGAAGAGCAGATTTACCTGGAAAGACTGAAGGCAGGAGACGAAAAAGCCAAGAATGTTTTGATTGAACGAAATCTTAGACTGGTGGCACACATCGTCAAAAAATTTGACAATACCGGCGAAGATGTCGATGACCTTATTTCCATCGGTACAATTGGACTGATTAAGGCGATCAATACTTTTGACCAAGCCAAGAAAATCAGGCTGGCGACATATGCAGCCCGCTGCATCGAGAACGAAATTTTGATGCACTTAAGAAGCACACGGCGAATACGTTCGGAAGTTAGCTTATACGACCCGATCGGGGTCGACAAAGAAGGCAACGAGATAACTCTTATTGATGTTCTTGGTACCGCGCCGGATGTTGTGGCCGAGGCGGTGGAAAATCAGTGCGAGACAGAGCGCCTTAGCAAGGAAATTCACCGTCTGAGCAAACGGGAAAAGTGGGTATTGGAGATGCGTTTCGGCATGCCGGACGGCAGCCGTAAGACGCAGCGTGATATTGCCAAGCTTTTAGGTATTTCCCGTTCCTATGTTTCAAGAATAGAAAAAAGAGCAATCAGCAAATTGTCTAAGAATCTTTACGTTGAAGAAAACAAATAA
- a CDS encoding HD domain-containing protein, whose amino-acid sequence MQYSRAKTWQILREHVTGEALLKHCVAVEIAMRAYAQKFGEDPDYWGAVGLLHDIDFEKFPHDHPNHAREILASYGYDDEFITNVESHARNWEGERTLLQKTLLAVDELTGFIIACALVRPDKSLDNLEVKSVMKKMKDKAFARAVNRETIVNSAEAMGVDLKDHIDFVTKALAAATRQPEYQELPLVS is encoded by the coding sequence ATGCAGTATTCCCGAGCGAAAACTTGGCAGATTTTACGAGAACACGTTACCGGTGAAGCACTGTTAAAACATTGTGTAGCCGTGGAAATTGCCATGCGCGCTTACGCGCAAAAATTTGGCGAAGACCCCGATTATTGGGGAGCGGTGGGATTACTACACGATATTGATTTTGAAAAATTTCCCCATGACCATCCCAACCATGCCAGAGAAATTCTTGCTTCTTACGGCTATGACGATGAATTTATTACTAACGTCGAGTCCCATGCGCGGAACTGGGAGGGGGAGCGCACCCTTTTACAAAAAACATTGCTGGCGGTGGATGAACTGACCGGCTTTATTATCGCCTGCGCCCTTGTCCGTCCGGATAAAAGTTTAGATAATCTGGAAGTAAAGTCGGTTATGAAGAAAATGAAGGATAAAGCCTTCGCCCGTGCCGTCAATCGTGAGACGATAGTGAACAGTGCCGAGGCAATGGGCGTGGATCTTAAAGACCATATCGATTTTGTTACGAAAGCACTGGCGGCAGCAACTCGGCAGCCTGAATATCAGGAGCTTCCGTTAGTCAGCTAA
- a CDS encoding LysR family transcriptional regulator, translated as MQLGQFDLFCQVARVKSFSKAAKLLHISQPAISAQIHSMEEYYGIKLFERTPHGVILTEAGATLFEYAKQILELHEDLERKLSSLADEKNQRLIIGATATVGSHALACGIWTFKDKYPELQINLEIGSLQEMITKIYDKAIDLAIIECPVANYKGLTKKSVFKDELVAIVPNNEQWAGKTSVTIEELTKSRLILPEEGSELHYILDQALEPINLKFMNLKPRTTISNSNAIKSAVEKGHGVSICLRLTVQKELRHGTLLALPIENIDPSVEYNLVYRDADLSGIAKRFIRFITLPGELEVC; from the coding sequence ATGCAACTTGGGCAGTTTGATTTATTCTGCCAGGTGGCCCGGGTAAAAAGTTTTTCCAAGGCAGCCAAGCTCCTGCATATCTCTCAGCCCGCAATCAGCGCCCAAATCCACTCCATGGAGGAGTATTACGGCATAAAGCTTTTTGAGCGGACACCACACGGCGTTATTCTGACCGAGGCGGGAGCCACCCTTTTTGAATACGCCAAACAAATCCTCGAACTGCATGAAGACCTGGAACGTAAACTCTCGAGTCTCGCTGACGAAAAAAACCAACGGCTTATCATCGGTGCTACCGCTACCGTGGGCAGTCACGCATTGGCCTGCGGCATTTGGACTTTTAAGGACAAATATCCTGAACTGCAAATTAACCTTGAAATTGGCAGTCTGCAGGAGATGATTACCAAAATTTACGATAAAGCAATTGATTTAGCCATTATCGAGTGCCCGGTAGCAAACTACAAAGGACTTACCAAAAAATCCGTTTTTAAAGACGAGTTGGTGGCTATTGTTCCCAACAACGAACAATGGGCCGGGAAAACGAGCGTCACCATTGAGGAGCTTACCAAAAGCCGCCTTATACTACCGGAAGAGGGCTCGGAGCTGCACTATATCCTAGACCAGGCTCTCGAACCGATTAACTTAAAATTTATGAATTTGAAACCGCGTACCACAATTAGCAATTCCAATGCCATTAAGTCGGCAGTAGAAAAAGGCCATGGCGTTTCCATATGTCTCCGTCTGACGGTGCAGAAGGAACTGCGCCATGGAACCCTGCTGGCCTTACCGATAGAAAACATTGATCCAAGCGTCGAATATAACTTAGTATATCGCGACGCCGACTTGTCCGGCATTGCCAAACGTTTCATCAGATTTATAACATTGCCAGGGGAACTAGAAGTTTGCTAG
- the mqnE gene encoding aminofutalosine synthase MqnE, which yields MLSDAFRYQIETKITEGLRLSRDEGLALLHSHDLAWLGYLANKVRQRVSGDYVYFNVNRHINLTNVCTARCKFCAFGCDNSSPQAYSMTKEHVLRIARQAAEDPDLRELHIVSGLHPDWPFEYYVDIIATVKEALPHLHLKAFTAVEIHYFAKISGKSVEEVLKTLKKAGLGSMPGGGAEIFSPRVRSLLCPNKASGEDWLAIMRTAHRLGIRTNASMLYGHIETPEERIDHLLALRDLQDETGGFQTFIGLAFHPKNTALESQVTRVPAWEDLKMIALARLMLDNFKHIKAYWVMLTLPIAQLALAFGANDLDGTVNEEKITHAAGGKSEQSLSIERLVNVIRQAGRIPVERDSLYNIVKIYRQ from the coding sequence ATGCTTTCCGACGCATTTCGTTATCAGATCGAAACAAAAATCACAGAAGGTCTTCGTTTGTCCCGTGATGAAGGACTTGCACTCCTCCACTCACATGATTTGGCCTGGCTAGGCTATCTTGCCAACAAAGTTCGTCAACGGGTCAGCGGCGATTATGTATATTTTAATGTTAACCGGCATATTAACCTGACAAATGTCTGCACTGCCCGTTGTAAATTTTGCGCTTTCGGCTGTGACAACTCCAGTCCGCAAGCCTACAGCATGACCAAAGAACATGTCCTCCGTATCGCCCGCCAAGCGGCTGAGGACCCTGATTTGCGCGAACTACACATCGTTAGCGGTTTACACCCCGACTGGCCTTTTGAATATTATGTCGATATTATCGCCACCGTTAAAGAAGCCTTGCCCCATCTACATCTTAAAGCATTCACTGCTGTTGAAATTCACTATTTTGCCAAGATATCCGGCAAATCGGTGGAAGAAGTGCTGAAAACCCTGAAGAAGGCTGGCCTTGGATCTATGCCGGGCGGCGGAGCGGAAATCTTTAGCCCCCGGGTGCGGAGCCTTCTTTGTCCAAATAAGGCCAGCGGTGAAGACTGGCTCGCTATCATGCGCACGGCCCATCGTCTCGGTATCCGGACAAATGCCAGCATGCTCTACGGCCATATCGAAACACCAGAGGAACGCATTGACCACCTTTTGGCGCTTCGCGACCTGCAGGATGAGACCGGGGGCTTCCAAACGTTTATCGGTCTGGCCTTTCATCCGAAAAATACCGCATTAGAAAGCCAGGTCACGCGGGTTCCAGCCTGGGAAGACCTGAAAATGATAGCGCTTGCCCGTCTCATGCTCGATAACTTTAAACACATCAAAGCTTATTGGGTTATGCTTACCTTGCCGATTGCCCAGTTGGCGCTGGCCTTTGGCGCCAATGATTTGGATGGAACGGTAAACGAGGAAAAAATCACACATGCGGCCGGCGGTAAGTCTGAGCAGTCGCTAAGCATCGAACGGCTGGTCAATGTCATCCGTCAAGCCGGGCGCATTCCTGTTGAGCGGGATTCACTGTATAATATTGTTAAAATTTACAGACAATAA
- a CDS encoding Na/Pi cotransporter family protein yields the protein MYILIVMFAGVGMLVGGIFLMRFGLKRLLWRRFQRLLQSMTVTAWRGLLVGTAAAALMQSSTAVSLVTIGLVSAEYLTFYQGLGIILGANIGTCSTVQLLTISLPDHYFLPLLVLSLIMAVFSQKLRYVSLAVAGLASMFIGLSLISDLIGQLPQIETIIDYLTKERSNPLYGIMGGIILTFLFQSSSAATGALMVLAADGIIDLTTAAYVVYGNNIGSCLSSVIVGSAAPLAAKRVAAAHIILNVAGALIFLPLTELLTSVAAWITADFGAQVAMVHTLFNIISSLAVLPFIRQFSRLIAALVPGRG from the coding sequence ATGTATATTCTTATCGTGATGTTTGCCGGTGTGGGAATGCTGGTCGGCGGCATCTTTCTAATGCGCTTTGGCTTAAAGCGCCTGCTGTGGCGACGTTTTCAGCGCCTTCTTCAATCCATGACGGTAACGGCCTGGCGGGGTCTATTGGTGGGAACGGCAGCAGCAGCGCTTATGCAGAGCAGCACCGCTGTTTCCCTTGTCACTATCGGCCTGGTTAGCGCCGAATACCTCACTTTTTATCAGGGCTTAGGCATTATCCTGGGTGCCAATATCGGGACTTGTTCAACCGTACAGCTCCTAACCATCTCCTTACCGGACCACTACTTTCTTCCCTTGCTAGTTTTGTCGCTTATCATGGCAGTTTTTTCCCAAAAACTGCGCTATGTCAGCCTGGCTGTTGCCGGATTGGCCAGCATGTTCATTGGTCTCAGCCTTATCTCCGATTTAATTGGCCAGCTTCCCCAAATAGAGACAATCATTGATTACCTTACCAAGGAGCGGTCCAACCCTTTGTACGGTATTATGGGCGGAATCATTCTCACCTTTCTCTTCCAGTCGAGCAGCGCCGCCACCGGGGCGCTAATGGTACTCGCCGCCGATGGCATCATTGATTTAACAACCGCCGCCTATGTCGTTTACGGCAATAATATTGGCTCCTGTCTTTCATCTGTAATCGTCGGCAGTGCCGCCCCGCTCGCGGCGAAGCGAGTAGCTGCCGCCCATATCATATTAAATGTTGCAGGCGCACTGATTTTTTTACCCCTAACGGAGCTGCTGACAAGCGTCGCCGCCTGGATTACGGCTGACTTCGGCGCACAGGTAGCCATGGTCCATACTCTTTTCAACATTATTTCGTCACTGGCAGTACTGCCGTTTATCCGTCAATTCTCCCGCTTAATCGCCGCTCTGGTACCTGGACGCGGCTAA
- the yyaC gene encoding spore protease YyaC, with amino-acid sequence MGKNKATKLTAHFEDTNARQVIGAHLMTLLGRQEGINARHLIVLCIGSDRYTGDALGPLVGSYLKEHTDYTVYGCLDHPVHAGNLVETINIINNRYHHPLIIAVDACLGKASEIGNIEVWEGGLEAGIAVGNRLPCVGNISIIGVVNAGGKIGYLDLQSTPLSIVMKLSKIIATALEDALKMMAMPTASVSG; translated from the coding sequence ATGGGAAAGAACAAGGCGACAAAGCTGACGGCACATTTTGAGGATACGAATGCCCGCCAGGTGATTGGGGCCCATCTGATGACGTTGCTTGGCCGGCAGGAAGGTATTAATGCACGTCATCTAATCGTCTTATGTATTGGTTCCGACCGGTATACAGGGGATGCCCTCGGGCCGCTAGTAGGATCGTATCTAAAAGAGCACACCGACTATACCGTATATGGCTGCCTTGACCATCCCGTGCATGCCGGCAATCTGGTAGAAACAATTAACATTATCAATAACCGGTATCACCATCCGCTAATTATTGCCGTAGACGCCTGCTTAGGCAAGGCCAGTGAAATCGGCAATATCGAAGTTTGGGAAGGCGGCTTAGAAGCAGGTATTGCTGTCGGCAATCGGCTCCCATGTGTGGGTAATATTTCTATCATTGGTGTTGTCAATGCCGGCGGCAAAATCGGCTATTTAGATTTACAAAGCACGCCTCTATCAATTGTCATGAAGTTAAGTAAAATTATTGCCACGGCACTGGAAGACGCCCTGAAAATGATGGCAATGCCAACGGCATCAGTTTCGGGTTAG
- the aroH gene encoding chorismate mutase, whose translation MLRGVRGATTVDANTPENIQERVRELLTVLVRENGIDTADIGAVIFSSTPDLNSMYPAAGARILGWTEVPLFGTQEIDNPTGLARCIRVLILWNTDLPQGKIRHVYLHGAAVLRQDINRQ comes from the coding sequence TTGCTGCGCGGAGTCCGGGGAGCGACAACAGTAGATGCGAATACGCCGGAAAATATACAGGAGCGAGTTCGCGAACTATTAACAGTTCTTGTCCGGGAGAATGGAATCGATACGGCCGATATCGGAGCGGTAATTTTTAGTTCTACACCCGATTTAAATAGCATGTATCCTGCCGCAGGGGCCCGGATTTTGGGTTGGACGGAAGTGCCGCTATTCGGCACCCAGGAAATTGATAATCCTACAGGTTTGGCTAGGTGCATCCGGGTACTCATACTGTGGAATACCGACCTTCCTCAGGGGAAGATCAGGCATGTGTATCTACACGGCGCGGCGGTACTGCGGCAAGATATCAACAGGCAATAA